One Neomonachus schauinslandi chromosome 9, ASM220157v2, whole genome shotgun sequence DNA segment encodes these proteins:
- the ANKRD63 gene encoding ankyrin repeat domain-containing protein 63: MLKPKDLCPRAGTRTFLEAMQAGKVHLARFVLDALDRSIIDCRAEQGRTPLMVAVGLPDPALRARFVRLLLEQGAAVNLRDERGRTALSLACERGHLDAVQLLVQFSGDPEAADSAGNSPVMWAAACGHGAVLEFLVRSFRRLGLRLDRTNRAGLTALQLAAARGHGTCVQALTGPWGRAAAAAAARGSNSDSPPGRPAPAPSPERRRPSPRRLPRPLLARFARAAGGHGHGGEAGSGGKASGRHRAQGSERPELGRSMSLALGAVTEEEAARLRAGALMALPHSPQSSGTGRWRSQEVLEGAPPTLVQAPIGLSPHPEGGPGSGRLGLRRRSTAPDIPSLVGEASGPESGAELEANALHPSVPGPQPWQVGTEAVVLHAQR; the protein is encoded by the coding sequence ATGCTCAAGCCCAAGGACCTGTGCCCCCGAGCGGGTACGCGCACCTTTCTGGAGGCCATGCAGGCGGGTAAAGTGCACCTGGCCCGCTTTGTACTGGATGCGCTGGACCGCAGCATCATCGACTGCCGCGCGGAGCAGGGCCGCACGCCGCTCATGGTGGCGGTGGGGCTGCCGGACCCCGCGCTGCGCGCGCGCTTCGTGCGGCTCCTACTGGAGCAGGGTGCGGCCGTGAACCTGCGGGACGAGCGCGGCCGCACGGCACTCAGCCTGGCGTGCGAGCGCGGCCACCTGGACGCGGTGCAGCTGTTGGTGCAGTTCAGCGGCGACCCCGAGGCGGCCGACTCGGCGGGCAACAGCCCAGTGATGTGGGCGGCGGCGTGCGGCCATGGGGCGGTGCTCGAGTTCCTGGTGCGCTCTTTCCGCCGCCTCGGCCTGCGCCTCGACCGCACCAACCGAGCGGGTCTCACGGCGCTGCAGCTGGCAGCCGCCCGCGGCCACGGGACCTGCGTGCAAGCCCTCACCGGGCCCTGGGGccgcgcggccgccgccgccgcggcccgGGGCTCCAACTCCGACAGCCCCCCTGGCCGTCCGGCTCCCGCGCCCAGCCCGGAGCGCCGACGACCTAGCCCCCGCCGCTTACCTCGGCCTCTCCTGGCGCGCTTTGCGCGAGCGGCCGGCGGCCACGGTCACGGCGGCGAAGCTGGGTCAGGGGGCAAGGCCTCGGGCCGGCACCGAGCACAGGGCAGCGAGAGGCCCGAGCTGGGCCGAAGCATGAGCCTGGCGCTGGGTGCTGTAACCGAGGAGGAAGCGGCTCGGCTGCGGGCGGGAGCCCTGATGGCTCTACCACACTCGCCTCAGTCTTCAGGGACCGGGCGGTGGCGTTCGCAGGAGGTGCTGGAGGGAGCGCCTCCGACCTTAGTGCAAGCCCCCATTGGCCTTAGCCCCCACCCAGAGGGCGGCCCGGGCTCTGGCCGTTTGGGTTTGCGTCGACGCTCCACCGCTCCAGACATCCCCAGCCTGGTCGGGGAGGCATCAGGGCCCGAGAGCGGCGCGGAGTTAGAGGCCAACGCTCTGCACCCCTCGGTGCCTGGGCCTCAGCCTTGGCAGGTGGGCACGGAGGCCGTGGTGCTGCATGCTCAGCGGTAA